The following are from one region of the Coffea eugenioides isolate CCC68of chromosome 2, Ceug_1.0, whole genome shotgun sequence genome:
- the LOC113760869 gene encoding NADP-dependent D-sorbitol-6-phosphate dehydrogenase-like, with protein sequence MALTLNSGYEMPILGLGFFRMEGKNIKEILFNAIKIGYRHFDCAAKYQNEEELGEALEEAFRMGLVKREELFITTKLWNSDHDHVLEACKDSLKKLRLDYLDLYLIHFPVPTRHTGIGKPASVKGKDGVLDIDTNITLETVWRGMENLVSLGLVRSIGISNYSVLLTRDCLAYSKVKPAVNQLELHPYFQRDSLVKFCQKHGICVTAHTPLGGAQANTEMFGSVSCLDDPVLLGIAAKYKRSVAQIVLHWSIQRNAAVIPKTSKLERLQENFQALDFELSEEDMELIKTIDRKARSNDPAKGGWNIDIYE encoded by the exons atggcattgACTCTGAACAGTGGTTATGAAATGCCAATTCTTGGTCTTGGTTTTTTTCGCATGGAAggcaaaaatataaaagagattCTCTTCAATGCAATCAAGATTGGCTACCGTCATTTTGACTGCGCTG CTAAATACCAGAATGAGGAAGAACTTGGGGAAGCCCTGGAAGAAGCGTTTCGCATGGGACTCGTTAAGAGGGAGGAGCTTTTCATTACTACCAAG CTGTGGAATTCAGACCATGACCACGTTCTTGAGGCTTGCAAAGACAGCCTGAAAAAGCTTCGTCTTGATTATCTTGACCTGTATCTCATTCATTTTCCAGTACCCACAAGGCATACAG GAATTGGAAAGCCAGCCAGCGTGAAGGGGAAGGATGGTGTCCTGGACATAGACACTAATATCACTTTGGAGACTGTTTGGCGTGGCATGGAAAACTTAGTCTCTCTGGGCTTAGTTCGAAGCATTGGAATCAG CAATTACAGCGTTTTGCTAACTAGAGACTGCCTAGCTTATTCAAAGGTGAAGCCAGCTGTGAATCAACTGGAGTTGCATCCTTATTTCCAGAGGGATTCCCTTGTCAAGTTCTGCCAGAAGCACGGCATCTGTGTCACTGCCCACACCCCACTGGGAGGAGCCCAAGCCAACACCGAAATGTTTGGCTCTGTATCATGCTTGGATGACCCCGTTCTTCTG GGTATTGCTGCGAAATATAAAAGGTCTGTGGCCCAGATCGTTCTGCACTGGAGCATTCAGCGAAATGCAGCTGTGATTCCTAAGACATCAAAACTTGAAAGGTTGCAAGAAAATTTTCAGGCCCTTGATTTCGAGCTCAGCGAAGAGGACATGGAACTGATCAAAACTATAGATCGGAAAGCTCGATCCAATGACCCGGCCAAAGGTGGTTGGAACATAGACATATACGAGTAA